From one Macaca nemestrina isolate mMacNem1 chromosome 3, mMacNem.hap1, whole genome shotgun sequence genomic stretch:
- the LOC105486073 gene encoding protocadherin-10 isoform X1, translating to MIVLLFFALLWMVEGVFSQLHYTVQEEQEHGTFVGNIAEDLGLDITKLSARGFQTVPNSRTPYLDLNLETGVLYVNEKIDREQICKQSPSCVLHLEVFLENPLELFQVEIEVLDINDNPPSFPEPDLTVEISESATPGTRFPLESAFDPDVGTNSLRDYEITPNSYFSLDVQTQGDGNRFAELVLEKPLDREQQAVHRYVLTAVDGGGGGGVGEGGGGGGGAGLPPQQQRTGTALLTIRVLDSNDNVPAFDQPVYTVSLPENSPPGTLVIQLNATDPDEGQNGEVVYSFSSHISPRARELFGLSPRTGRLEVSGELDYEESPVYQVYVQAKDLGPNAVPAHCKVLVRVLDANDNAPEISFSTVKEAVSEGAAPGTVVALFSVTDRDSEENGQVQCELLGDVPFRLKSSFKNYYTIVTEAPLDREAGDSYTLTVVARDRGEPALSTSKSIQVQVSDVNDNAPRFSQPVYDVYVTENNVPGAYIYAVSATDRDEGANAQLAYSILECQIQGMSVFTYVSINSENGYLYALRSFDYEQLKDFSFQVEARDAGSPQALAGNATVNILIVDQNDNAPAIVAPLPGRNGTPAREVLPRSAEPGYLLTRVAAVDADDGENARLTYSIVRGNEMNLFRMDWRTGELRTARRVPAKRDPQRPYELVIEVRDHGQPPLSSTATLVVQLVDGAVEPQGGGGSGGGGSGEHQRPSRSGGGETSLDLTLILIIALGSVSFIFLLAMIVLAVRCQKEKKLNIYTCLASDCCLCCCCCGGGGSTCCGRQARARKKKLSKSDIMLVQSSNVPSNPAQVPVEESGGFGSHHHNQNYCYQVCLTPESAKTDLMFLKPCSPSRSTDTEHNPCGAIVTGYTDQQPDIISNGSILSNETKHQRAELSYLVDRPRRVNSSAFQEADIVSSKDSGHGDSEQGDSDHDATNRAQSAGMDLFSNCTEECKALGHSDRCWMPSFVPSDGRQAADYRSNLHVPGMDSVPDTEVFETPEAQPGAERSFSTFGKEKALHSTLERKELDGLLSNTRAPYKPPYLKLLWRQLRGETHVAQDQGLSTTT from the exons ATGATTGTGCTATTATTCTTTGCCTTGCTCTGGATGGTGGAAGGAGTCTTTTCCCAGCTTCACTACACGGTACAGGAGGAGCAGGAACATGGCACTTTCGTGGGGAATATCGCTGAAGATCTGGGTCTGGACATTACAAAACTTTCGGCTCGCGGGTTTCAGACGGTGCCAAACTCAAGGACCCCCTACTTAGACCTCAACCTGGAGACCGGGGTGCTGTACGTGAACGAGAAAATAGACCGCGAGCAAATCTGCAAACAGAGCCCCTCCTGTGTCCTGCACCTGGAGGTCTTTCTGGAGAACCCCCTGGAGCTGTTCCAGGTGGAGATCGAGGTGCTGGACATTAATGACAACCCCCCCTCTTTCCCGGAGCCGGACCTGACGGTGGAAATCTCTGAAAGCGCCACACCAGGCACTCGCTTCCCCTTGGAGAGCGCATTCGACCCAGACGTGGGCACCAACTCCTTGCGCGACTACGAGATCACCCCCAACAGCTACTTCTCCCTGGACGTGCAGACCCAGGGGGATGGCAACCGATTCGCTGAGCTGGTGCTGGAGAAGCCACTGGACCGAGAGCAGCAAGCGGTGCACCGCTACGTGCTGACCGCGGTGGacgggggaggagggggaggagtaggagaaggagggggaggtgGCGGGGGAGCAGGCCTGCCCCCCCAGCAGCAGCGCACCGGCACGGCCCTACTCACCATCCGAGTGCTGGACTCCAATGACAATGTGCCCGCTTTCGACCAACCCGTCTACACTGTGTCCCTACCAGAGAACTCGCCCCCAGGCACTCTCGTGATCCAGCTCAACGCCACCGACCCGGACGAGGGCCAGAACGGTGAGGTCGTGTACTCCTTCAGCAGCCACATTTCGCCCCGGGCGCGGGAGCTTTTCGGACTCTCGCCGCGCACTGGCCGACTGGAGGTAAGCGGCGAGTTGGACTATGAAGAGAGCCCAGTGTACCAAGTGTACGTGCAAGCCAAGGACCTGGGCCCCAACGCCGTGCCTGCGCACTGCAAGGTGCTAGTGCGAGTGTTGGATGCTAACGACAACGCGCCAGAGATCAGCTTCAGCACCGTGAAGGAGGCGGTGAGCGAGGGTGCGGCGCCCGGCACTGTGGTGGCCCTTTTCAGCGTGACTGACCGCGACTCAGAGGAGAATGGGCAGGTGCAGTGCGAGCTACTGGGAGACGTGCCTTTCCGCCTCAAGTCTTCATTTAAGAATTACTACACCATCGTTACCGAAGCCCCTCTGGACCGAGAGGCGGGGGATTCCTACACCCTGACCGTAGTGGCCCGGGACCGGGGCGAGCCTGCGCTCTCCACCAGTAAGTCGATCCAGGTACAAGTGTCGGATGTGAACGACAACGCGCCGCGTTTCAGCCAGCCGGTCTACGACGTGTATGTGACTGAGAACAACGTGCCTGGCGCCTACATCTACGCGGTGAGCGCCACCGACCGCGATGAGGGCGCCAACGCCCAGCTTGCCTACTCTATCCTCGAGTGCCAGATCCAAGGCATGAGCGTCTTCACCTACGTGTCTATCAACTCTGAGAACGGCTACTTGTACGCCCTGCGCTCCTTCGACTATGAGCAGCTCAAGGACTTCAGTTTTCAGGTGGAAGCCCGGGACGCTGGCAGCCCCCAGGCGCTGGCGGGTAACGCCACTGTCAACATCCTCATAGTAGATCAAAATGACAACGCCCCTGCCATCGTGGCGCCTCTACCAGGGCGCAACGGGACTCCAGCTCGTGAGGTGCTGCCCCGCTCGGCTGAGCCGGGTTACCTGCTCACCCGCGTGGCCGCCGTGGACGCGGACGATGGCGAGAACGCCCGGCTCACTTATAGCATCGTGCGTGGCAACGAAATGAACCTCTTTCGCATGGACTGGCGCACCGGGGAGCTGCGCACAGCGCGCCGAGTCCCGGCCAAGCGCGACCCCCAGCGGCCTTATGAGCTGGTGATCGAGGTGCGCGACCATGGGCAGCCGCCCCTGTCCTCTACCGCCACCCTGGTGGTTCAGCTGGTGGATGGCGCCGTGGAGCCCCAGGGCGGGGGCGGGAGCGGAGGCGGAGGGTCAGGAGAGCACCAGCGCCCCAGCCGCTCTGGCGGCGGGGAAACCTCGCTAGACCTCACCCTCATCCTCATCATCGCGTTGGGCTCGGTGTCCTTCATCTTCCTGCTGGCCATGATCGTGCTGGCCGTGCGttgccaaaaagagaaaaagctcaacatctACACTTGTCTGGCCAGCGattgctgcctctgctgctgctgctgcggtGGTGGAGGTTCGACCTGCTGTGGCCGCCAAGCCCGCGCGCGCAAGAAGAAACTCAGCAAGTCGGACATCATGCTGGTGCAGAGCTCCAATGTGCCCAGTAACCCGGCCCAGGTGCCGGTGGAGGAGTCCGGGGGCTTTggctcccaccaccacaaccagaaTTACTGCTACCAGGTCTGCCTGACCCCAGAGTCCGCCAAGACCGACCTGATGTTTCTTAAGCCCTGCAGCCCTTCGCGGAGTACGGACACTGAGCACAACCCCTGCGGGGCCATAGTCACCGGTTACACCGACCAGCAGCCTGATATCATCTCCAACGGAAGCATTTTGTCCAACGAG actaaACACCAGCGAGCAGAGCTCAGCTATCTAGTTGACAGACCTCGCCGAGTTAACAG TTCTGCATTCCAGGAAGCCGACATAGTAAGCTCTAAGGACAGTGGTCATGGAGACAGTGAACAGGGAGATAGTGATCATGATGCCACCAACCGTGCCCAGTCAGCTG GTATGGATCTCTTCTCCAATTGCACTGAGGAATGTAAAGCTCTGGGCCACTCAGATCGGTGCTGGATGCCTTCTTTTGTCCCTTCTGATGGACGCCAGGCTGCTGATTATCGCAGCAATCTGCATGTTCCCGGCATGGACTCTGTTCCAGACACTGAGGTGTTTGAAACTCCAGAAGCCCAGCCTGGGGCAGAGCGGTCCTTCTCCACCTTTGGCAAAGAGAAGGCCCTTCACAGCACTCTGGAGAGGAAGGAGCTGGACGGACTGCTGTCTAATACGCGAGCGCCTTACAAACCACCATATTTGA
- the LOC105486073 gene encoding protocadherin-10 isoform X2: MIVLLFFALLWMVEGVFSQLHYTVQEEQEHGTFVGNIAEDLGLDITKLSARGFQTVPNSRTPYLDLNLETGVLYVNEKIDREQICKQSPSCVLHLEVFLENPLELFQVEIEVLDINDNPPSFPEPDLTVEISESATPGTRFPLESAFDPDVGTNSLRDYEITPNSYFSLDVQTQGDGNRFAELVLEKPLDREQQAVHRYVLTAVDGGGGGGVGEGGGGGGGAGLPPQQQRTGTALLTIRVLDSNDNVPAFDQPVYTVSLPENSPPGTLVIQLNATDPDEGQNGEVVYSFSSHISPRARELFGLSPRTGRLEVSGELDYEESPVYQVYVQAKDLGPNAVPAHCKVLVRVLDANDNAPEISFSTVKEAVSEGAAPGTVVALFSVTDRDSEENGQVQCELLGDVPFRLKSSFKNYYTIVTEAPLDREAGDSYTLTVVARDRGEPALSTSKSIQVQVSDVNDNAPRFSQPVYDVYVTENNVPGAYIYAVSATDRDEGANAQLAYSILECQIQGMSVFTYVSINSENGYLYALRSFDYEQLKDFSFQVEARDAGSPQALAGNATVNILIVDQNDNAPAIVAPLPGRNGTPAREVLPRSAEPGYLLTRVAAVDADDGENARLTYSIVRGNEMNLFRMDWRTGELRTARRVPAKRDPQRPYELVIEVRDHGQPPLSSTATLVVQLVDGAVEPQGGGGSGGGGSGEHQRPSRSGGGETSLDLTLILIIALGSVSFIFLLAMIVLAVRCQKEKKLNIYTCLASDCCLCCCCCGGGGSTCCGRQARARKKKLSKSDIMLVQSSNVPSNPAQVPVEESGGFGSHHHNQNYCYQVCLTPESAKTDLMFLKPCSPSRSTDTEHNPCGAIVTGYTDQQPDIISNGSILSNETKHQRAELSYLVDRPRRVNSSAFQEADIVSSKDSGHGDSEQGDSDHDATNRAQSAGMDLFSNCTEECKALGHSDRCWMPSFVPSDGRQAADYRSNLHVPGMDSVPDTEVFETPEAQPGAERSFSTFGKEKALHSTLERKELDGLLSNTRAPYKPPYLTRKRIC; encoded by the exons ATGATTGTGCTATTATTCTTTGCCTTGCTCTGGATGGTGGAAGGAGTCTTTTCCCAGCTTCACTACACGGTACAGGAGGAGCAGGAACATGGCACTTTCGTGGGGAATATCGCTGAAGATCTGGGTCTGGACATTACAAAACTTTCGGCTCGCGGGTTTCAGACGGTGCCAAACTCAAGGACCCCCTACTTAGACCTCAACCTGGAGACCGGGGTGCTGTACGTGAACGAGAAAATAGACCGCGAGCAAATCTGCAAACAGAGCCCCTCCTGTGTCCTGCACCTGGAGGTCTTTCTGGAGAACCCCCTGGAGCTGTTCCAGGTGGAGATCGAGGTGCTGGACATTAATGACAACCCCCCCTCTTTCCCGGAGCCGGACCTGACGGTGGAAATCTCTGAAAGCGCCACACCAGGCACTCGCTTCCCCTTGGAGAGCGCATTCGACCCAGACGTGGGCACCAACTCCTTGCGCGACTACGAGATCACCCCCAACAGCTACTTCTCCCTGGACGTGCAGACCCAGGGGGATGGCAACCGATTCGCTGAGCTGGTGCTGGAGAAGCCACTGGACCGAGAGCAGCAAGCGGTGCACCGCTACGTGCTGACCGCGGTGGacgggggaggagggggaggagtaggagaaggagggggaggtgGCGGGGGAGCAGGCCTGCCCCCCCAGCAGCAGCGCACCGGCACGGCCCTACTCACCATCCGAGTGCTGGACTCCAATGACAATGTGCCCGCTTTCGACCAACCCGTCTACACTGTGTCCCTACCAGAGAACTCGCCCCCAGGCACTCTCGTGATCCAGCTCAACGCCACCGACCCGGACGAGGGCCAGAACGGTGAGGTCGTGTACTCCTTCAGCAGCCACATTTCGCCCCGGGCGCGGGAGCTTTTCGGACTCTCGCCGCGCACTGGCCGACTGGAGGTAAGCGGCGAGTTGGACTATGAAGAGAGCCCAGTGTACCAAGTGTACGTGCAAGCCAAGGACCTGGGCCCCAACGCCGTGCCTGCGCACTGCAAGGTGCTAGTGCGAGTGTTGGATGCTAACGACAACGCGCCAGAGATCAGCTTCAGCACCGTGAAGGAGGCGGTGAGCGAGGGTGCGGCGCCCGGCACTGTGGTGGCCCTTTTCAGCGTGACTGACCGCGACTCAGAGGAGAATGGGCAGGTGCAGTGCGAGCTACTGGGAGACGTGCCTTTCCGCCTCAAGTCTTCATTTAAGAATTACTACACCATCGTTACCGAAGCCCCTCTGGACCGAGAGGCGGGGGATTCCTACACCCTGACCGTAGTGGCCCGGGACCGGGGCGAGCCTGCGCTCTCCACCAGTAAGTCGATCCAGGTACAAGTGTCGGATGTGAACGACAACGCGCCGCGTTTCAGCCAGCCGGTCTACGACGTGTATGTGACTGAGAACAACGTGCCTGGCGCCTACATCTACGCGGTGAGCGCCACCGACCGCGATGAGGGCGCCAACGCCCAGCTTGCCTACTCTATCCTCGAGTGCCAGATCCAAGGCATGAGCGTCTTCACCTACGTGTCTATCAACTCTGAGAACGGCTACTTGTACGCCCTGCGCTCCTTCGACTATGAGCAGCTCAAGGACTTCAGTTTTCAGGTGGAAGCCCGGGACGCTGGCAGCCCCCAGGCGCTGGCGGGTAACGCCACTGTCAACATCCTCATAGTAGATCAAAATGACAACGCCCCTGCCATCGTGGCGCCTCTACCAGGGCGCAACGGGACTCCAGCTCGTGAGGTGCTGCCCCGCTCGGCTGAGCCGGGTTACCTGCTCACCCGCGTGGCCGCCGTGGACGCGGACGATGGCGAGAACGCCCGGCTCACTTATAGCATCGTGCGTGGCAACGAAATGAACCTCTTTCGCATGGACTGGCGCACCGGGGAGCTGCGCACAGCGCGCCGAGTCCCGGCCAAGCGCGACCCCCAGCGGCCTTATGAGCTGGTGATCGAGGTGCGCGACCATGGGCAGCCGCCCCTGTCCTCTACCGCCACCCTGGTGGTTCAGCTGGTGGATGGCGCCGTGGAGCCCCAGGGCGGGGGCGGGAGCGGAGGCGGAGGGTCAGGAGAGCACCAGCGCCCCAGCCGCTCTGGCGGCGGGGAAACCTCGCTAGACCTCACCCTCATCCTCATCATCGCGTTGGGCTCGGTGTCCTTCATCTTCCTGCTGGCCATGATCGTGCTGGCCGTGCGttgccaaaaagagaaaaagctcaacatctACACTTGTCTGGCCAGCGattgctgcctctgctgctgctgctgcggtGGTGGAGGTTCGACCTGCTGTGGCCGCCAAGCCCGCGCGCGCAAGAAGAAACTCAGCAAGTCGGACATCATGCTGGTGCAGAGCTCCAATGTGCCCAGTAACCCGGCCCAGGTGCCGGTGGAGGAGTCCGGGGGCTTTggctcccaccaccacaaccagaaTTACTGCTACCAGGTCTGCCTGACCCCAGAGTCCGCCAAGACCGACCTGATGTTTCTTAAGCCCTGCAGCCCTTCGCGGAGTACGGACACTGAGCACAACCCCTGCGGGGCCATAGTCACCGGTTACACCGACCAGCAGCCTGATATCATCTCCAACGGAAGCATTTTGTCCAACGAG actaaACACCAGCGAGCAGAGCTCAGCTATCTAGTTGACAGACCTCGCCGAGTTAACAG TTCTGCATTCCAGGAAGCCGACATAGTAAGCTCTAAGGACAGTGGTCATGGAGACAGTGAACAGGGAGATAGTGATCATGATGCCACCAACCGTGCCCAGTCAGCTG GTATGGATCTCTTCTCCAATTGCACTGAGGAATGTAAAGCTCTGGGCCACTCAGATCGGTGCTGGATGCCTTCTTTTGTCCCTTCTGATGGACGCCAGGCTGCTGATTATCGCAGCAATCTGCATGTTCCCGGCATGGACTCTGTTCCAGACACTGAGGTGTTTGAAACTCCAGAAGCCCAGCCTGGGGCAGAGCGGTCCTTCTCCACCTTTGGCAAAGAGAAGGCCCTTCACAGCACTCTGGAGAGGAAGGAGCTGGACGGACTGCTGTCTAATACGCGAGCGCCTTACAAACCACCATATTTGA